The DNA segment GGCGGAAACATAGGGTTCGTGCAACCAAGTGCAACTTCAAAAAACTTGGTTAAAATCGGTCATTTTTTAGCCCTAATTGATAAGTTATTTAAATCTAACTTGCCCATTTTCACCTATTTATAGGCAAGTCATTTAAAATAGGTAGTATGAGGAGTTAATTTTCCGTCCCTGAATAGAGTCCAACCAAACATTATTTATGAGCAAGTTTAAATTATGTCACCCTCAGCACCCCCTCTACCAATACCTAATAGTCAAAAACGCACTCGTGAATATCTTTTCCCACAAGAAGTATCTGCCATGATCCAAGCCGCAAAAAGAATTGGACGACATGGACTGCGAGATTCTACTCTTATTTTAATGGCTTATCGACACGGATTACGAGTGTCAGAGTTAATAAGTCTGCAATGGGAGCAAATTGATTTTACTAATGCAACCATCCACATTAATCGGCTCAAACATGGTGTTAGCTCAATTCATCCTCTTAGAGGTATTGAATTAAGAGCCTTACGGCAGCTACAACGTCAATATCCCCATTCATCATATTTATTTGTGTCCGAACATAAAACAGTTATAGCAGCAGCTACTGCTAGAGGAATTATTGAACGTGCGGGAAAGGAAGCCAACTTACCTTTTAGTGTTCATCCTCATATGTTACGTCATAGCTGTGGTTTTTATTTAGCGAGTCAAGGTTATGATACCAGAGTAATTCAGGCTTACTTAGGGCATAAAAACATTCAGCATACAGTTCGTTATACCGAAATCTCACCAAAACGTTTTCAGAGTTTCTGGATGGATTAAAACAGATTAGTGATAATAATTTAGACTTCTCCAGAAAAGATTTTGGCGTTGTCTGGTAGTAAGGGTTTCAACCCTCCTAAATTGTCAATTATTGGAGATGTCTATTGATTCAAATGATAAATACAAAAAATGAGTTGATGAGGGCATTATAAACGCCTAAGAAAGTAATACTATACGTTCATTAAGATCTAACTTAAACGTACCATAGGGATTAACATGACTAAAAATCAAAGGGGTAATTGCCCGTAAATCACCTTGATGAAGCCTTGAATGCCAATGAGATTGAGCTAAAACCTGTTGAATCATTAAAGTATTAACATAGACTAAACAAATTTGTAATAAATGTAGAGACAATACTGATAACTCTTGACTTTCCAAGCGATTAGAGGCAAATTCACCACCTTTACCGTAGAAGATAAAATCATTAACACCATTCCATCTTTCCACCACATTCAAACCTTCATTAATTTCCCTTCTAATAGCTTCTGAATTCAAATATTCACTCAGGAAAATGGTTTTCACTGCCCTACCTAACTCCAACAAAGCCAAATAAGTAGGATGTTTCAAGGCTGAGCGATTAAATCGTTTTAAAATAGCTTCAGTTTCTGCTGTACCTAATCTTAAGGCTGTAGCATATTTTACCATCTGGTCATATTGTTGGCGAATTAAATCCCAATTAATTGGGCGAGTCAGAATCGGTTGTAAATGAGAATAGCTATTACTTTGACCAACATCAGGAAGATATAACCTTTGTACCTTAATCCTCTTGAGTCGAGGCATTAACTGAAATCCTAGTAAATGACTAAAAGCAAACGCTACTTCACTTTGTCCATGACTATCAACATAGTTTTTCTTGACATCCATATCAGTACAATGACGTAAAACCCCTTCAATCATGGCTGCCACTTCCGATGAAGATACGGTTTTTAACTGAGAATAAATGCAAGTAGATTTCTTTTCCACGTGCCAATAAATCATAACCCCACGTCCACCATAACGCAGATGATATTGACTCATTAAGTTTTGCTCCCATGAACCGAAATGCTTACTATCACTCGCACAAGTGGTAGTTCCTTCTCCCCAGATTTCAGGATTACGAATCTCAAAAATAGCATTAACCACCGAGGCTATAGCACTTCTAAGTTGGTCTTTTTGAATGTAGCGACGGCGTACATAAAGTAAATCATGATAATTTTCGCCATTTATACCCGTATTAATGCGTTTTAAACCAGTATTCGTTCCCATGCCATAAATACAGAGCAATAATCGTTTTTGCAAACTTTCTCTCTCAATAATCTCTCTTGTTCCCATACTCTTAAAGTTTTGGGTAAAATTAACTCGTAAGTCAGTTTCTTTGAGAATGTCTAGTAAACTGGTATTGTGCCATTGGTTATTGATTTCTCCTTTAATATGTTGTAGGTTAGGAGGTTCATCGACTGGTTCAAAGGGACTAACTCTAATTAAGCCATTTTTATCACCGATAATTTTAACGCCTGTATTGTTAGGCATATCTTGGTTAAGTTTTTCTAATCCAAATCTCATTTGCTGTTGTAGTCCAGTAATAAAGGATTCAACATTTTCAGGAAGTTTTAATGCTTGATAGTATAAGATACGATTGTGTTCAAAATCCGTGGGTAAATCTTCATCGGGGTTACGGTAACGATCTGCTTCTACTACCCAAATTTCTTTACAGGTTAGTCTTTCTTTAAGGGCTTGTAGAACAATAATTTCATAGTTAATGCGGTTAATCCTTTCTTTGCCGTCATCGGTTTTTTCAATAATAATATCTTTCCAACCTACTTTTAATACACCTTCAATGGGTATTTTTTCTTCCAAATCGTAATATTTAGTTTTACTATCAGTGTATTTTTTAAGCAGTTCTAAGGCTAAAATTATGGGGCGGTGGATGTCATTATTAGAGCGAAATTCCAGCACTTCTAATAATTGGGGTATCATCCGACGATAATGGGTAGCAAAGGAACTACGCATAACAGTATGAACTTTTTGGCGATATGCTGTATTGGTGGATTTATATTCTTTGACGAGGTTTAAGAGAGTTTCTTGACTGACAACGGGATAAACTACGGTTTGAATGACTCCTTCTGGATTAGCTAGGGCTACTTCGGCAATACGAAAAAGGATATTAGTTTTTCCATTTACCAGTTTAAAGTCTTCAATCAGTTCTTTTTGGATGCGTTTTTCAGCTCTCGTGCCAATGCGTTTAATAATTGAGATGAGAATTTCAATAAGATTATCGGTAATTTCTTGACTACGTTGATGACAAAAAGCACTCATTAATGTGTAGCGTATTGGTTCAGAATGTTGTCGTAAGTCATAGGGAGATTCTGTGGCGGCTCTTTGACGGTATTTTTGAATGATTTTGGCGGATATTCCTTGAAATAAATCTGTGGATAATCCTACGGCTCGAATTCGTTTTAGTTTTTCAATTTCTGTGAGAAAGGTATCTAAGCCCACTGGACCTGGATCTGTTTTAATAAATGCAAAGTCGGAGGTTTTTAGTTTTGGCGAAGATGTTGATTCATCTTCATTATTGTCATCGGTTTTGAGAAGAATATCAATTTGCTCTTTGATTATCGTGGTTAATTTTGATGTTACCTGATTACAGCATTGACTTTCCGATACTGATAAAGCATGACGAATTAAGCGTTCAATTTGTTTTTCTGTAGGTGATTCAAGTAGTAATTCACGAAACTTTTTATAAACAATTTCTTTAATAGACTCAAATTTTTGCTCGCCCTTGAATAATTTCCGCAATCAGCCAATCACTTATAGTAGAACAATCTTCAAGGGTAGCAATTTTAAAGTTGAATAAAATACGAATTTCAACTCTATAAGCTTTAGCAGAACGCCCTTGCCAATTATAATCGAAATAAGTTTTGGGGGAAATATTTAACTGATTAGAAATGTAAGCGATGACCTGCTCTGGTATTTCGGAGGGATAATCGGGAAAATGAGCCATTAATTGGAAATATTTGAGAAAAACAACAAATCCGATTTTATTTGCTTCTCGTTTTTGGTTAACCAGTTCTAATTCGGAAGGAATTAAAGTCCAATTTTCAATTAACTCTTCTGTTTTCCAGTTTTTCTTAAGCATTCATTCTTTTGTAACTAAGCAATCAATAAGAATAGTAGAAAAAGGGATCATGTTTCTTTTTCTATCAATTTTTGTTAATTGCATAGTACGTCTTATTTGTCAAATGTACTTTTATATTTATATATGTAAAACTTATTAATAAGTCATAATACTCTATGAAATAAAAAATGAAGATAAAATGGCTGAAATACCTCCATTTCAATAGCTAAAGTTGTAAGTTGCACTTGGTTGCACGAACCCTATGTTTCCGCCAAGAAATAAAAATCACATACTTTGCCGAGTTGGTTTCATTTTCGGCAATGTTTATTATTTTACATATGTATTTACAATACTTCGATGGCATGGTTTTTCACTTTACAAACTTCTATTTTAGGCAAAGATTTTTTTGTAAATATTATGTTTTTAAACTGAGGGGGCGACAGAACATTCAGAATGCAGATTGGATAGGGGGGGAAGCCGAGATACGCGCGAAATCGGACACCAATGTCAATAAACCATGACATTTACAGTTGAAACGCTGATTCTGCTTACGGTTCAGTAAATCTATTTTTGTAACAAAGAGCCAATTTGAAATTGCTCTAAGGAAGGAAGTACTTCAGCAAGATTAAGAAGATAATCACCAAATCTTTTCACATGACTGGTTAAATAAGGACTTAGACAAGCTACATCTTTTTTATCGATTAAATAACCTTCTTTTTGTAATTGCTGTAAAATATTAGTTAACTCGACAACATTATGAAAAATAACAGCATTAGAAACTAAATCATTGTATTTAATTCTTTTTTCCATTTCTTCTCTATCATTGGTGGCAATAATCTTATCTCCACCAAAAAATAACCATTTAGAAAAGCCATTATAAGCCTCAACTTTATTTGTCGCCGCCGTAATTTGTTGCTTTAATTCTAAATCAGAAATATATTCGAGTAAAAAGATAGTTCTAATCACTCTTCCTAACTCCCTAAAGGCTTTATATAATCGATTTTTTCTACTATAATTACTTAACTTTCTTAATAAACTAACACTGGATATTTTGCCCGTATAAATAGATAAAACTACTTGCATTAAATCTTGCCAATGAGTCTCAATTAACTGCCAATTAATTGTATCTGTAAATAATGAATCTATATGTTGATAAACGGTATTTTTATCATAACGATAAAAGACTAAATCTTTCCAATTTCTAATGCGAGGCATTAACTTAATACCCAATAAGTACGATAGAGCAAAAACAGGAGTACTTTGTCCTTGAGTATCACTATGAATTGTATCAGGTTTAATGTTAGATTTATTTTCAAATAAACCCTCAATAATATATACTGCTTCCCATGTTCCACAAGGAATAAAATGACTAAATAAGGCAATATATTTATCCGCTACATGATGATAAGCAATGCCACCATAACCACCATATCTGATATGATATTCTGAGAGTAAATTTTGTTCTCTTACATCATATTTAGTACCATCAGCCGCCGCCACATTTCCGTTACCCCAAACTTTGGGTAAATCTAATACATTATAACGATTAATAATGTCATTTATTGCCTTATTTAAACTATCAGTATTTATATGACGGCGATTAATAAAAGAGATTAATTTTGAGGAAATAATCTCTCTCATGTGTTTTTCTGCTTGAGACGGACCTAAATTACAACCATAAGTAAAAGTAGTTAATAAATAACGTTCAGTAGGATTATCAATTTTAGGATCACTACCACTCAGAGGTGCAAAATGTCTGGTAAAATTAGTCCAATAATTTACATTTTTAAGAATATCTATTAAGTTATAATTAGGCATTCTTTCTTCTATGATAACTTCAAGATTTTTGAGAGTAGAACTAACTTCATTTTTCGTAACTTTCTTTAAAATGGGTTCTCCTTCATCATTAATAATTAAACTCGAATTATTAGGATAGTTTAAATCAACTTTTTCAGCTGTTTGAATTAAGAAACTTTTTAAATTATTAACAAAAATTTGAGCCGTTTTTGGTAAACCTAAATTTTCACAATAATTATCTACAATAACTTCACATTCATCCCAACTTAATAATTGTGTTCGCCAATCGGCATATTCAGAACTTCCTTTGAGACAAATATCTCCTGATTTTAATTCAAAAGCTAGATAAGAAAAAATACAAGTCTCAAAGTGACGGCGAAAAATTTTTATGCCCATTTCATTCTGATAAATTACTAACTTTTGCCACTGTTGAGAAGCAAAAGAAAGATCTACTTCACTCGATAAATATTCTCCTTTTTTATGTTGATTTTAAAGATAAAAAATTTACGGCATCTATCAATCTCTTATCAGTACTGGTAGATTCTAATTGTAAAATATTAAGTAACCTAAAAAATGCACTGCGATGACTTTTATAAAAACGCCAAATAAAAGGCAAATAATTATTCCCTTTATAAGCACTTATAGCTTGGTATTCTTCTAATAATTGTTCATATCCACCATAAGTTTTGAGTAAAGAATATATTTGATTAAAGAGTGTATCATTATGATTTTCTTGCTTATCTTTTTCCAACCCAAATAACATCAATATTTCCCCAAAAGCTGAAATCAACTTTTCCATTATTTCTTGTTGTCTTTCTTTTTGTTTTTGTAGTTCTAACTCAGCTAAGTTCTGAATTTTTTTCATTCTTTTTAAGAACATTTCTCCCAAATCATCCCAAGTTTTTTCTTGTTTTCGATGAATTAAACATATTAAAAGTGTCAATCTTTTTAGTTCATTAATATCTTTTAATTCTGAAGCATCTAAAGAATTTGCTACACTGGCAAAATAACTAATTAATGATTTGTTTATTTCTGATAAAAACTGTTCTACATTACCAAAAGTATTTAACCATTTTTGATGTAATAATAAATCATTTAGATGATTTCTTGTGGCTTTTTTGGTGACTTTTTTTAGCTGATTATAAGGACTTCTTTGTTCGACTGGGTGAATTAGTAGTAAACTGTTTAAGGTTTCTCTATATTCAGGAGATAATTGATTATTCACTTGTTCATAAATTAGAGCATGAACTAATGTTCGGATTCGGGCTATTTGTCGCTCTAAGAAGGAAAAAGAGGGTAATTCATATCTTTCTTTGACTAATTCTTCAATGGCTACATTAATTAAGTCCGCAGGATTTCCCATTAAATAAGCCTTTTCTTTTACCTTTATTTCTAAATATTCTTGGGCTTTGTTGTCAAATTTTTTGACTTTTATTTTCTCTCTAATTAAATGTTGATGGCGATGATAAGTTCTCGGATTTATATAACCAATTGTTAGTTCTTCAGATAAACACAATATTTTTTTTATATGATTTATTATTGATAAGGGAATCTGTTCAAGTTTGGGGAAATATCCTAATCTTTGAAAACTTTTTAGTGCAACTAATAAATTCAAATAATTATTATCATTTCTTGTATATTCAGTAGCGAAAAGTTTATCTTCTGTGGTTGGCGTATAAATATTTTTTAGCTCATTTGGAGTATAATAACGTTTGAAGCGAGGATAAGCAGTTCTTTCAATTGAGGTCACTTTTTTTTGTTTAATTATTAATTGCAAAACTCCAATATTATAAACATGACTTGTCACTAATCTTGCCAAAAAGATTCAAATCTCTGGGGAGATATATCTGTATAACGAACGGTGTAATGAATATTTTTATGCCCTAGATAAGCCTGAATTGCTCTGGTATCATGTCCTTGAGATGCCAAATAATAACCACAAGCATGACGTAATTGGTGTGGATGTACTGGAAAGGGGATAGATGCTAATTTCCCAGCCCTCGCAATAATATGACGAATAGTACGGGTAGTTAAGGGTGCGTGACGCTCAGAAACAAAGACATAACTGCTTTCTGGATACTTGCGTTTAAGTTCATGTAAAGCTCTTAGTTCTGGAGAACGTAATGGATGTATCGTATCATGTCCATGTTTTACTCGATGTATGTCAATATGCCCTCCTTTTGAATCTATATAATCCCATCTTAATGCTACCAATTCGGCTGTCCTTAGTCCATGACGAAACATCTCAAGAATAATCGTTGAATCTCTGACTCCATGCCTTCCTACTTTTCGTGCTACTTTGATCATGGCGTTAATTTCATCAAGACGTAAATATTCCCTTTCACCGTCTGATTTTTTCTTCACTGGAGGTGGTGAAAAATGATACTTTGCTGAAAACAGAAGTGGAGTGGTTAAATTTAACATCTCTCTAACCCTTTAAAAATTATACTACTTTCTATTGTACTTTGCCGAAAATATGATTAACTCGGCAATGTTTTTTCCGTCTATAGTTTATTTAGTTATCTAAACGTTCTTATTGAAGTATTCTGTTGATTAAATCAGTTATGTAGTATTTAGTTTTGTTAAAATAGATTTTTGGAAACCTAACGGGAATAAGCGTTTCAACTATAAATGTCATGGTTTCTTGATATTGGTGTCCGATTTCGCACGTATCTCGGCTCTACGCCAATATATACTCTCTCAAGGAGATAAATTAGTTCACTCTAAAAGACCATTATCGATGTCTTCTTGAATGCTGATACCAATTTGTAATGCTTGGTTAAAAAGAGCCGCATACTCGCTAGATTGTTCGCTTATTTGTAAACTTTGAATAGAGGTAATATCTACAGAAAAACTATCAGCTTCAAATCCTGGATTTTCTCTAAGAATCCTATTGGTTTTTAGTGCTTTGACCAAATTTTCTCTAGTTATCTTTAATGCTTTTAAGACATTCTTTCTGTCGTTCAAATCTACTTGATTTCCTACAGATTTCAATTGATCCATCACATTAATTTTGTAAACAATTTTATTATGATTTTTCACATCAATTAAGAGATTAGTCAAGCTATTTTTTGCTTTTTTTCTAATGAAATCTGTAAGTTTTAGAGATTGAACTATGCTTAAAATTATTTTAAATATAGACTCTAAGATAGTCGATATTTTTCTATCTCCAAATGCTTGGATAGAAGCATTTAATTCTCTAGGTCTTTCGGCAA comes from the Geminocystis sp. NIES-3708 genome and includes:
- a CDS encoding tyrosine-type recombinase/integrase is translated as MSPSAPPLPIPNSQKRTREYLFPQEVSAMIQAAKRIGRHGLRDSTLILMAYRHGLRVSELISLQWEQIDFTNATIHINRLKHGVSSIHPLRGIELRALRQLQRQYPHSSYLFVSEHKTVIAAATARGIIERAGKEANLPFSVHPHMLRHSCGFYLASQGYDTRVIQAYLGHKNIQHTVRYTEISPKRFQSFWMD
- a CDS encoding Tn3 family transposase, which produces MRKLFKGEQKFESIKEIVYKKFRELLLESPTEKQIERLIRHALSVSESQCCNQVTSKLTTIIKEQIDILLKTDDNNEDESTSSPKLKTSDFAFIKTDPGPVGLDTFLTEIEKLKRIRAVGLSTDLFQGISAKIIQKYRQRAATESPYDLRQHSEPIRYTLMSAFCHQRSQEITDNLIEILISIIKRIGTRAEKRIQKELIEDFKLVNGKTNILFRIAEVALANPEGVIQTVVYPVVSQETLLNLVKEYKSTNTAYRQKVHTVMRSSFATHYRRMIPQLLEVLEFRSNNDIHRPIILALELLKKYTDSKTKYYDLEEKIPIEGVLKVGWKDIIIEKTDDGKERINRINYEIIVLQALKERLTCKEIWVVEADRYRNPDEDLPTDFEHNRILYYQALKLPENVESFITGLQQQMRFGLEKLNQDMPNNTGVKIIGDKNGLIRVSPFEPVDEPPNLQHIKGEINNQWHNTSLLDILKETDLRVNFTQNFKSMGTREIIERESLQKRLLLCIYGMGTNTGLKRINTGINGENYHDLLYVRRRYIQKDQLRSAIASVVNAIFEIRNPEIWGEGTTTCASDSKHFGSWEQNLMSQYHLRYGGRGVMIYWHVEKKSTCIYSQLKTVSSSEVAAMIEGVLRHCTDMDVKKNYVDSHGQSEVAFAFSHLLGFQLMPRLKRIKVQRLYLPDVGQSNSYSHLQPILTRPINWDLIRQQYDQMVKYATALRLGTAETEAILKRFNRSALKHPTYLALLELGRAVKTIFLSEYLNSEAIRREINEGLNVVERWNGVNDFIFYGKGGEFASNRLESQELSVLSLHLLQICLVYVNTLMIQQVLAQSHWHSRLHQGDLRAITPLIFSHVNPYGTFKLDLNERIVLLS
- a CDS encoding DUF4158 domain-containing protein — protein: MLKKNWKTEELIENWTLIPSELELVNQKREANKIGFVVFLKYFQLMAHFPDYPSEIPEQVIAYISNQLNISPKTYFDYNWQGRSAKAYRVEIRILFNFKIATLEDCSTISDWLIAEIIQGRAKI
- a CDS encoding tyrosine-type recombinase/integrase, giving the protein MLNLTTPLLFSAKYHFSPPPVKKKSDGEREYLRLDEINAMIKVARKVGRHGVRDSTIILEMFRHGLRTAELVALRWDYIDSKGGHIDIHRVKHGHDTIHPLRSPELRALHELKRKYPESSYVFVSERHAPLTTRTIRHIIARAGKLASIPFPVHPHQLRHACGYYLASQGHDTRAIQAYLGHKNIHYTVRYTDISPQRFESFWQD